The Lactuca sativa cultivar Salinas chromosome 2, Lsat_Salinas_v11, whole genome shotgun sequence genome includes a window with the following:
- the LOC111883992 gene encoding uroporphyrinogen decarboxylase gives MSIMYSCSVPSFSSISVSNFTYRRPNRIICSAGAPVAERKAVNTTEPLLLNAVRGEDVERPPVWLMRQAGRYMKSYQTLCEKHPSFRERSENVDLVVEISLQPWKVFKPDGVILFSDILTPLPGMNIPFDIVKGKGPIIFDPISTAAQVDQVREFSPEEWVPYVGEALTILRKEVNNEAAVLGFVGAPFTLASYVVEGGSSKNFSKIKTLAFSQPKVLHALLEKFTTSMAKYIKYQADNGAQAVQIFDSWATELSPTDFEEFSLPYLKAIVDSVKETHPDLPLILYASGSGGLLERLALTGVDVVSLDWTVDMAEGRKRLGSEIAVQGNVDPGVLFGSKEFISKRIIDTVKKAGNKKHILNLGHGIKVGTPEENVAHFFEVAKGLSY, from the exons ATGTCAATTATGTACAGTTGTTCGGTTCCTTCATTCTCCTCGATCTCCGTTTCCAATTTTACTTATCGTCGTCCAAATCGTATCATCTGCTCCGCCGGAG CGCCTGTTGCAGAACGAAAAGCTGTGAATACAACTGAACCACTTTTACTTAATGCTGTTCGTGGTGAAGACGTAGAAAGACCCCCAGTTTGGCTTATGAGACAAGCAGGGAGGTACATGAAG AGTTATCAAACCTTATGTGAGAAGCATCCTTCCTTCCGTGAAAGATCAGAGAATGTAGATCTTGTTGTGGAGATTTCTCTACAGCCATGGAAGGTCTTCAAGCCTGATGGA gttattttgttttcagacATTCTTACACCTCTACCAGGAATGAACATACCCTTTGACATCGTTAAAGGAAAGGGTCCCATCATATTCGATCCAATCAGCACAGCCGCTCAGGTTGACCAAGTCAGAGAATTCAGCCCCGAAGAGTGGGTCCCATATGTTGGGGAGGCCTTAACAATTTTAAGAAAAGAGGTAAATAACGAAGCAGCAGTTCTTGGTTTTGTTGGAGCTCCTTTCACCCTCGCATCATATGTGGTTGAAGGCGGATCATCGAAAAACTTTTCCAAAATAAAGACTCTCGCTTTCTCACAGCCTAAG GTACTTCACGCGTTGCTTGAGAAATTCACAACATCAATGGCTAAATACATTAAGTACCAAGCAGACAACGGGGCCCAAGCGGTTCAAATATTCGACTCATGGGCAACCGAACTGAGTCCAACTGATTTTGAAGAGTTCAGTCTACCATATTTGAAGGCGATTGTGGACTCGGTGAAAGAAACCCATCCGGATCTTCCTTTGATACTGTATGCAAGTGGGTCGGGTGGGTTGTTGGAGAGGCTTGCGTTGACAGGTGTTGATGTGGTGAGTCTTGATTGGACGGTGGACATGGCTGAAGGGAGGAAGCGGTTGGGGAGTGAGATAGCGGTTCAGGGGAATGTGGACCCGGGGGTTTTGTTTGGGTCGAAAGAGTTTATTAGTAAACGGATAATTGATACGGTGAAGAAAGCTGGGAATAAGAAGCATATTTTGAACCTTGGGCATGGGATTAAGGTGGGGACACCCGAGGAGAATGTTGCTCATTTTTTTGAGGTTGCTAAAGGGCTTAGCTATTGA